Sequence from the Fodinibius salicampi genome:
AGGGCAAATAAAATTAATAACAAAGCAGCCCCTACAAATGCGAGGACGGTGTTAAAGGCATAACGCGAACGCAGCTCGGTTTGTACGTCCTTAAGTAGTATGGCAGTTATTCCACGAATAAAATTCATGAACAAAGTTTACAAAATTTGTGGGGAAGAATTAAGTCTAGGTTAAATATGAAAAATTAATGAATTAGGTTGTTAATAGACTTGTATCAGAAGCTAAACGATGCCTATATTTAAACGGCATATGAAATAAATGAATTTAGTCAATTTTCGCATGAATATTTTCAGCTTGTTAGATACAGAGACTGTTATACCGAACTTAGAAGCCCAGAATAAGGTTGAGATATTGGACAAGCTGGTTTCTACGTTGGAGAGTAAAATTCCAGCCGATAAAGTAGAAAAGATATTAACAGCAGTAAAAGAGAGAGAAGAAATTATGTCCACAGGTGTGGGTAAAGGATTGGCTATTCCTCATGGAAAAACATCCGCAATTGAGCAGACCTACGCTGCTTTTGCTGTTTTGAAAGAACCTGTTGAGTATGAGGCGATTGATCAAAAACCTGTAAAAATGGTTTTTTTGCTGGTGGGTCCACAGTCAAGCAACAGCCTGCATATCAAAATGCTAAGTCGTATTTCTCGTTTAATGAATAATAGCGATTTTAGGACTCGCCTGCTTAACTGTACCTCAGCCGAAGATATTATCCAACAGTTTCAAAGTGAAGAGTCTATGACGCTCAGCGGATAACTGAATTGTAATTAATTATTTATCATATGCTTGGAAAAAAAATATGTGCCGTTGGCTTTGCTACGTTGGCGCTGCTTGCTGTTCGTCCGGCTGAAATATCTGGCCAGAACATTATTTTTTCACCGGAAATTATTCAGACCGTTGAAAATAGCCGGGCTGCTGATGCCTTTTGGTCCGTTATTGTTCGAGACTCATCGGGCACAATTTTGGAAGGCTATAACTTTGATAAGTTTGTGCGCCCCGCTTCTAACTTGAAACTCATAACCTCCGCAGTGGTTTTGGATGAACTTGGGGCTAACTTCCGATATTCCACAAAAGTTTACGGGACAGGATCCCAGGTTGAAGATAAATGGATGGGAGATATTATTGTCCGGGGGAGTGGTGACCCGTCTATCAGCGGGATCTTTTACAATGAAGATCGGTTTCATGTATTTGACAAGTTTTATAGGACTCTTGATTCTCTGGGCATTAAACATGTCAAAGGTTCACTTATAGGCAATGATTCCTATTTCGATCAAAAGCCATATCCGGAAGGGTGGAGTTGGGACGATCTTTCCTTTTATTACGGAGTGGAGATTAACGCCCTTTCTTTTAATGAAAATGCAGTTGACCTAAGAGTTTACGCCAGAAACGGGATTGGAGAAAAACCCGATATTGAGTGGTTCCCCTTTGACACCGATTACGTAGAGTTCGTCAATGAACAGGTGATCACTCCGTCATATTCTGAATATGACGAATCGTATCAGCGAATTTTGGGTACGAATACCATTCTCTTGAGAAGTTCACTACCCCAGGGGTATGTGGAAAAAGAATCATTATCTATTTTGGATGCTCCCCGTTTCTTTATCGATACATTCAAAAAATACTTGGAGCATGGAGACATTACCTTTGAAGAATCTATTATGATTGAGAGCGACACGCGCCATTGGAAAGATAACCGCTATACTGTACTTGCCAGCCATAAATCAGTACCATTAAGCCAATTGCTAGGCGAAATGAATAAAGAAAGCAATAATTTTTATGCTGAGATGCTTTTAAAAACGGCTGCGGCAGAGCACTACAATACCTCGGGAAGTACAGAGCTGGGAATTAGTTTGATTGAAGAGTTCATGGAAAGAATGGGAGTCAATCAGGATCATATTGAAATAAGTGATGGTTCGGGGCTTGCTTCCTCAACATTATTAAAGATGGAAGATTTGAGTAATATTTTGGTTAAAATGCAATCAAATCCACAGTTTGATGTTTATAAACAAAGTCTTTCCGTGGCAGGAATAGACGGGACTTTAGAACATCGTTTCCAAAATACGC
This genomic interval carries:
- the dacB gene encoding D-alanyl-D-alanine carboxypeptidase/D-alanyl-D-alanine endopeptidase; the encoded protein is MLGKKICAVGFATLALLAVRPAEISGQNIIFSPEIIQTVENSRAADAFWSVIVRDSSGTILEGYNFDKFVRPASNLKLITSAVVLDELGANFRYSTKVYGTGSQVEDKWMGDIIVRGSGDPSISGIFYNEDRFHVFDKFYRTLDSLGIKHVKGSLIGNDSYFDQKPYPEGWSWDDLSFYYGVEINALSFNENAVDLRVYARNGIGEKPDIEWFPFDTDYVEFVNEQVITPSYSEYDESYQRILGTNTILLRSSLPQGYVEKESLSILDAPRFFIDTFKKYLEHGDITFEESIMIESDTRHWKDNRYTVLASHKSVPLSQLLGEMNKESNNFYAEMLLKTAAAEHYNTSGSTELGISLIEEFMERMGVNQDHIEISDGSGLASSTLLKMEDLSNILVKMQSNPQFDVYKQSLSVAGIDGTLEHRFQNTPIEGKFLGKSGYLSGVRALSGYLEAESGQQLIVSIATNNYTISTSYIDRIQEEIIQKVYKKY
- a CDS encoding PTS sugar transporter subunit IIA yields the protein MNLVNFRMNIFSLLDTETVIPNLEAQNKVEILDKLVSTLESKIPADKVEKILTAVKEREEIMSTGVGKGLAIPHGKTSAIEQTYAAFAVLKEPVEYEAIDQKPVKMVFLLVGPQSSNSLHIKMLSRISRLMNNSDFRTRLLNCTSAEDIIQQFQSEESMTLSG